The Saccharopolyspora gregorii genomic interval CGACTACGGCGCCCGCCCGCTGCGGCGCACCATCCAACGCGAAGTCGACGACTCCATCTCCGAACTGCTCCTCGAAGGCAAGCTCGGCGAAGGACAACGCGTCGAAGTCGACACCTCCGGCGACCAGCTCACCTTCCAGATCAGGCCCGCCCTCGAAACCGGCGCCGGAACCTCCTGACCCACCGGCACCCGAAAAAAGTCAGCACGGAGGGTGACCGAGCCGATGCGATGAGTTACGATGATGATCGCCGCCGCACCTCCCCCTCGTGCGGCGAAGGACGCCCAGGGCTTGGACCCCCAGCAAGCCCTGGGCGTCACTCACGTCCGGAACCGGCTCACTCCGCCAACCGCGCCGGAAAACCACCCGTCGCGATCGGACCCCACGACTCGATCGACACCCGGATCAGCGACTTGCCCTGCTTGCGCATCGCCTCCCGGTACTCGTCCCAATCCGGATGCTCACCCGAGATGCACCGGAAGTACTCCACCAGCGGCTCCACGCTCTCCGGCGGATCCACCACCTCCGCCGAACCGTCCACCTGCACCCACGGACCGTTGAACTCATCCGAGAGCACGCACACCGACACCCGGCCCGACCGGCGCACGTTCACCGCCTTCGCCCGCTCCGGATACGTCGACACCACGATCCGCCCCTGCCCGTCCACCCCGCACGTCACCGGCGAGATCTGCGGACGACCCGACGCCCGCTCCGTCACCAGCAACGCACGATGACGCGGACGCACGAACTCCAACAGCTCCGGGAACTCGACCCGATCATTGGTGGCGATGCTGGGGGCCACAGCGGTCCTTCCGACGCACGACGAACTGACGGCCGAAAACCTACCCCAACCACCCGGCCACCACCCCGCACCACCACCGACCCGCGTGACGATAACCGCCGCCCACACAGGTGTTTCCACCGATCACGCGCGCCATGTGAGTGACGAAAGACCCTGCGATCTGCGCACCCGCCCCCGTAGCCTCGCACCAAGGCCACGCCCCGCCGCACCACCGCGGGAGCAGCACCGGCCACCGAACTGGGGACGCGGACACGGCCCACCGGCCACCCGCAGCACCACCGCACGCGCGCGCCACCACACCGGCCCGCGGAACCGGGGGACGACCTTGCCGAGGATCGACGCGGTCGCACGAGAATTCCTGCGCTACCTCTACGCCGAAGACCACTTCCGCCCCGAGGTCGCCGCCTTCCTGCACAGCCCGCACGCCCGCACCCTCACCCCACCCCCCGACCACACCGAACTCGCCGAAGCCCTCGACTCCCTGCGCCACCACCAACTCGTCGCCACCGGACGCGAACACACCGACGGACTCCCCCACCGAGCCGGCCTCACCGGCACCGGACTCATCTGCGTCAGCGAACACGACGGCGACCTGCCCGCCTGGCGCCGCACCCGCACCACCACCGTCCTCACCGCACCACCACCCCCACCCCACGTCATCAGCCCACGCCCCGCCGCCGAACCCACCACCGTCCCCACCGACTCCCTCCACGGCATCGCCCGCGTCGCCCGCATCTGCCTGCTCGCCCTCCCCACCGTCCACGCCCGCTACGGCGAACACGACCCCGTCCAACGCACCGCCCGGCAACTCTTCGACGCCACCCGCGGCCCCCACCCCGACCCCCGCCGCATCCGCAGCCTCACCACCGAACTCCGCAACCACCTCAGCACCGGCACCATCGCCAACACCCTCGGCGTCGTCCTGCTCGACAGCCTCGACGAAGCCATCCGCGAAGCCCAACTCCCCTGACCAATCCCCCACGCCCACCGCTCCGAACCGGTCACGTGCACCCGACCCGCCCACCCCGGCTCACCCCCACCGCGGCCACCTGGTGCGGCCTCGCAGCCGCCACCACTGCCATCGGCACCGGACACCTCACCGCCGCACTCCTCGAACCCCGCTCCTCCCCCTTCCTCGCCATCGGCAACGCCGCCATCGACCGCACCCCCGAACCCGTCAAGCACTTCGCCATCACCACCTTCGGCCAAGCCGACAAAACCGCCCTGCTCACCGGCATGGCCCTCGTCCTCGCACTCCTCGCCGCCACCGCCGGACTCCTCTCCCGCCGCGACCCCCGACCCGGCACCGCCCTCATCGCCGCCACCGGACTCCTCGCCACCGCCGCCGTGCTCTCCCGCCCCGACATCGGCACCGCAGGCCTCCTCGCGCCCCTCGTCGCCACCCTCACCGGCATCGCCGCCTTCCACGCCCTGCACCGCACCGCACCCACCACCACGACCCCACCACCGCCACCCGCCCACGACCCGCACGACACCCTCGAAGAACCCCTCGACCCCGCACTCCCACCCGAAACCACCCACCCCGACCGGCGCCGCTTCCTCACCACCTCCGCCGCCGTCGCCACCACCGCAGGCCTCACCGCCACCACCGGCGCACTCCTGCCCGGCGGCCCCGACACCGACACCGCCCGCCGCACCATCGCCCGCGCACTCCCACCCGCCGGCCCCCCGACCCCCGGCACCGACTTCGCCGACGCGGGCACCCCCACCTTCATCACCCCGAACGACGACTTCTACCGAGTCGACACCGCGCTGAGCATCCCCCGCATCGACCTCGCCGACTGGCGACTGCGCGTGCACGGCATGGTCGAACGCGAACTCGACCTCGACTTCACCGCACTGCGCCGATTCCCCCAGACCACCCGCACCATCACCATGACCTGCGTCTCCAACGAAATCGGCGGCCCCTACACCTCCACCGCCGAATTCACCGGCGTCCCCATCCGCGACGTCCTCCTCGCCGCCGGAATCCGCCCCGGAGCCGAACAGGTCTTCAGCACCAGCACCGACGGATTCACCGCCGGAACACCCACCGACGCACTCCTCGAACCCGAACGCGGCGCCCTGCTCGCCTACGGCATGAACGGCCAACCCCTCCCCGCCGCCCACGGCTACCCCGTCCGCATGGTCACCCCCGGCCTCTACGGCTACGTCTCCGCCACCAAATGGCTCACCGACCTCGAACTCACCACCTTCGACAAGCAGGCCTACTGGATCCAACGCGGCTGGGGACGCCTCGCCCCCATCAAGGTCCAATCCCGCATCGACACCCCCGGCGGATTCGGCCGCATCCCCGCCGGCCGCACCACCATCGCCGGCACCGCCTGGGCCCAACCCATCGGCATCGAACGCGTCGAAGTCCGCGCCGACGGCGGACCGTGGCACACCGCCCGACTGTCCACGGAGGTCAACCCCCACACCTGGCGGATGTGGCGCTGCGAACTCGACCTCCCACCCGGCGGCCACACCATCGAATGCCGCGCCACCGACCACCACGGCACCACCCAAACCCCCCGCCGCGCCCCCGTCCTCCCCGACGGCGCCACCGGCTGGCACTCCGTCTTCTGCACCACCCGCTGACCACCCCAAGAAAAAAATCACCAACCGACCAATCCGGACCCGACCCAGCACCGAACACCCCACGACGACAACGGAAAACGCCCCAGGGCGAAACCCGAGAGGAACACCTCACATGACGATCCGCCGCCGCGCCGCAGCGATCACCGGCACCACCGCCGCCCTCGCCCTCGCCCTCACCGCCTGCGGACAAGGCCAGCAGAACGACACCCCCGCCGCGCAGGAACCCGCCCCCGCACCCGCACCGGCCCCCACCGCCGACGGCGTCACCACCGCCGACGACGTCTTCGGCCCCGCCTGCTCCCAGGTCCCCAGCGACCCCAACGACCCCGGCTCCGTCCAGGGCATGATCGACGACACGGTCGGCACCGCCGCGAGCAACAACCCCCTGCTCACCAAGCTCACCGCCGCCGTCCAGGCCGCCGGGCTCGGCGACACCCTCAACAAGGGCGACGCCAACTACACCGTCTTCGCCCCCGCCGACCCCGCCTTCGACGCCGTCCCCGCCGACACCCTCAACGCCCTGCTCACCGACCCCGCCCAGAAGCAGCAGCTCACCGACCTGCTCACCTACCACGTCGTCCCCCAGCGGATGGACGCCGACGGCATCGCCCAGGCCGGCAAGCTCCCCACCGCCCAAGGCGGCGAACTCACCGTCGAAGGAAGCGGCGACAACCTCAAGATCAACGGCGCCTCCGTGCTGTGCGGCAACGTCCCCACCGCCAACGCCACCGTCTTCGTCGTCGACAAGGTCCTCATGCCCGGCAAGTGACCCGAACCGGGTGCCACACCACCCGACCGGGGTGGCCCGGCCCACGTGCGGGCGGCGCTGACGAGCGCCGCCCGCGACCCGTGTGCTTCGATCTCCACCGTGGACGTGCCGAACCGAGAACTCCGGCGCCCCGCCCGAGAAACCTCACCAGCGGCGCGGCGCGAACTCGACGCCGCAGGCATCCACGACCCCGCCCTCCGCGCCGCCTACACCCGCTGCCGCGCCCTCAACGCCGAACACGGCCGCACCTACTTCCTCGCCACCCGGCTCCTCCCCACCGCCGACCGCCCCGCCGTGCACGCCCTCTACGGATTCGCCCGCTGGGCCGACGACATCGTCGACGACACCACCACCCCCACCGACACCCGCGAACGCGAACTCCACCACCTCGACGCCGCCCTGCACCGCGCCCTCCACCACGGCAGCACCGACCACCCCGCCCTCGCCGCCGTCGCCGACACCGCCCACCGCTACCGGCTCCCCACCACCCTGTTCACCGACTTCATGCGCTCCATGCGAATGGACCTGCGCATCACCGAATACCCCACCCGAGCCGCACTCGACGACTACGTCCACGGCTCCGCCGGAGTCATCGGCCTGCAAGTCCTCCCCGTCCTCGGCACCACCGGCCCCCGCGAACACGCCGCGCCCCACGCCGCCGCACTCGGATTCGCCTTCCAGCTCACCAACTTCCTCCGCGACGTCGGTGAAGACCTCGACCGCGGCCGCGTCTACCTCCCCGCCGACGAACTCGCCGCCTTCGGCGTCGACACCGACCGGCTGCACTGGTGCCGCCGAAACGGACGCCCCGACGCACCCGTCCGCCGCGCCCTCAGCGACCAGGTCGCCCGCACCCGCGCCCTCTACCGCAGCGCCGAACCCGGCATCGCCCTCCTGCACCCCGCAGCCCGCCCCTGCGTGCGCACCGCACACCTGCTCTACGGCGAAATCCTCGACCTCATCGTCGAATCCGGCTACCAGGTCTTCGGCCACCGCCTCGCCGTACCCACCAGCCGACGCCTCGGCGTCGCCGCACCCCGCATGCTCACCGCACTCACCACCCGAGCCCTGCGGAGCCGCCGATGAACCCCCGGGTCACCACCCTGTTCGACCGCGGCGGCCGCGACTACGACGCCCTCGTCGCCGCCAACCCCGGCTACCACCGCGACCTGCACCGCTCCGCCCGACGCCTCCGCATCCCCGGCGACGGCCACGGCCTCCACCTGCTCGACCTCGGCTGCGGCACCGGCGCCTCCACCCGCGCCCTGCACCGAGCGCTGCCCGCCGCCACCATCACCGCCGTCGACGGATCCGCCCGCATGCTCGCCCGCGCCCGCGAGAAGCCCTGGCCCACCACCGTCCGCTTCGTCCACGCCGACGCCCACGACCTCCCCGACGCCGGCGTGCACGGCCCGTTCGACGGCATCCTCGCCGCCTACCTGCTGCGCAACCTCCCCGACCCGGACGCCGGACTCCGCCTGCTGCACGACCTGCTCCGGCCCGGAGCACCGCTGGCCGTGCACGACTACTCGCTGCCCCGGCGCCGCGCCGACCGGCTGCTGTGGCACGCCGTGTGCTGGAGCGTGATCATCCCCGCCGGGCGGTGGGTCACCGGCGACACCGCGCTCTACCGCTACCTGTGGCGCAGCGCCCTCGACTTCGACTCCCCACCGGAACTCACCGCGCGGATGCGCCGCACCGGGTTCACCGGCGTGCGCGTCGAACCCATGTCCGGCTGGCAGCGCACCCTCACCCACACCTTCCTCGGGAGGAGACCCGTTGCGTGACCCGCGCGCCGTCCGCCACCCCGCCCACCCCGGCGCCGACCGAGCAGGCACCGGCGGACCCCGCGTCGCCGTCGTCGGCGGCGGCATCGCCGGGCTCACCGCCGCCGCCTGCCTGAGCGACCGCGGCGCCGACGTGCTGCTGCTGGAACGCGAACCGCACCTCGGCGGACGCGTCGGCGGCTGGAGCACCACTCTCGCCGACGGCTCCGAGGTCGCGATGAACCGCGGCTTCCACGCCTTCTTCCGGCAGTACTACAACCTGCGCCGCCTGCTGCGCCGCGCCGACCCCGACCTCGCCGGGCTCGTCGCCCTCCCCGAGTACCCGCTGCTGAGCGCGGGCGGCAGCACCGACACCTTCGCCGGGCTCCCGCAATCACCGCCGTGGAACGCGCTCGGCTTCGTCTCCCGCAGCCCCACCTTCCGCTGGCGCGACGTGCCCGGCATGGACCTGCGCGCCGCCGCCACCCTCGCCGACGTGCGGGTGCCCGGCGTCTACGCCCGGCTGGACGGGACCAACGCCGCCGACTACCTGCGCGACATCGGGTTCCCGCCCGCCGCGCGGCACCTGGCGTTCGAGGTGTTCTCCCGCAGCTTCTTCGCCCCGCCCACCGACCTGTCCGCCGCCGAGCTGGCGCTGATGTTCCACCTGTACTTCCTCGGCTCCAGCGAGGGACTGCTGTTCGACGTCGCCGCCGACTCGTTCCCCACCGCGCTGTGGGAACCGCTGCGGACGCACCTCGCAGCCCGGGGCGTGCGGTTCCGGCTCGGCACCGAGGTCGCCGAGATCTCGCACCGCGGCCCGCGCGAGTTCGCCGTGCACCCGGCGGACGGCGAGCCGGTGGCGGCCGACGCCGTGGTGCTGGCCACCGAACTCGGCGGAGCGC includes:
- a CDS encoding PPOX class F420-dependent oxidoreductase; protein product: MAPSIATNDRVEFPELLEFVRPRHRALLVTERASGRPQISPVTCGVDGQGRIVVSTYPERAKAVNVRRSGRVSVCVLSDEFNGPWVQVDGSAEVVDPPESVEPLVEYFRCISGEHPDWDEYREAMRKQGKSLIRVSIESWGPIATGGFPARLAE
- a CDS encoding molybdopterin-dependent oxidoreductase, producing the protein MHPTRPPRLTPTAATWCGLAAATTAIGTGHLTAALLEPRSSPFLAIGNAAIDRTPEPVKHFAITTFGQADKTALLTGMALVLALLAATAGLLSRRDPRPGTALIAATGLLATAAVLSRPDIGTAGLLAPLVATLTGIAAFHALHRTAPTTTTPPPPPAHDPHDTLEEPLDPALPPETTHPDRRRFLTTSAAVATTAGLTATTGALLPGGPDTDTARRTIARALPPAGPPTPGTDFADAGTPTFITPNDDFYRVDTALSIPRIDLADWRLRVHGMVERELDLDFTALRRFPQTTRTITMTCVSNEIGGPYTSTAEFTGVPIRDVLLAAGIRPGAEQVFSTSTDGFTAGTPTDALLEPERGALLAYGMNGQPLPAAHGYPVRMVTPGLYGYVSATKWLTDLELTTFDKQAYWIQRGWGRLAPIKVQSRIDTPGGFGRIPAGRTTIAGTAWAQPIGIERVEVRADGGPWHTARLSTEVNPHTWRMWRCELDLPPGGHTIECRATDHHGTTQTPRRAPVLPDGATGWHSVFCTTR
- a CDS encoding fasciclin domain-containing protein — protein: MTIRRRAAAITGTTAALALALTACGQGQQNDTPAAQEPAPAPAPAPTADGVTTADDVFGPACSQVPSDPNDPGSVQGMIDDTVGTAASNNPLLTKLTAAVQAAGLGDTLNKGDANYTVFAPADPAFDAVPADTLNALLTDPAQKQQLTDLLTYHVVPQRMDADGIAQAGKLPTAQGGELTVEGSGDNLKINGASVLCGNVPTANATVFVVDKVLMPGK
- a CDS encoding phytoene/squalene synthase family protein, yielding MPNRELRRPARETSPAARRELDAAGIHDPALRAAYTRCRALNAEHGRTYFLATRLLPTADRPAVHALYGFARWADDIVDDTTTPTDTRERELHHLDAALHRALHHGSTDHPALAAVADTAHRYRLPTTLFTDFMRSMRMDLRITEYPTRAALDDYVHGSAGVIGLQVLPVLGTTGPREHAAPHAAALGFAFQLTNFLRDVGEDLDRGRVYLPADELAAFGVDTDRLHWCRRNGRPDAPVRRALSDQVARTRALYRSAEPGIALLHPAARPCVRTAHLLYGEILDLIVESGYQVFGHRLAVPTSRRLGVAAPRMLTALTTRALRSRR
- a CDS encoding class I SAM-dependent methyltransferase, with amino-acid sequence MNPRVTTLFDRGGRDYDALVAANPGYHRDLHRSARRLRIPGDGHGLHLLDLGCGTGASTRALHRALPAATITAVDGSARMLARAREKPWPTTVRFVHADAHDLPDAGVHGPFDGILAAYLLRNLPDPDAGLRLLHDLLRPGAPLAVHDYSLPRRRADRLLWHAVCWSVIIPAGRWVTGDTALYRYLWRSALDFDSPPELTARMRRTGFTGVRVEPMSGWQRTLTHTFLGRRPVA
- a CDS encoding FAD-dependent oxidoreductase, which translates into the protein MRDPRAVRHPAHPGADRAGTGGPRVAVVGGGIAGLTAAACLSDRGADVLLLEREPHLGGRVGGWSTTLADGSEVAMNRGFHAFFRQYYNLRRLLRRADPDLAGLVALPEYPLLSAGGSTDTFAGLPQSPPWNALGFVSRSPTFRWRDVPGMDLRAAATLADVRVPGVYARLDGTNAADYLRDIGFPPAARHLAFEVFSRSFFAPPTDLSAAELALMFHLYFLGSSEGLLFDVAADSFPTALWEPLRTHLAARGVRFRLGTEVAEISHRGPREFAVHPADGEPVAADAVVLATELGGAQRVLADSPELAHRAWRERVGALRSAPPFLVSRFWLDRPVRADRHAFLGTSGFGPVDNISVLERYEHDAAEWTRAHGGSVVEVHCYALAPDATVPGMRSRVLDELHRVYPETTTAGIVDERHELRADCPLFPPGGFAARPTITTPEPGLVLAGDHVRVDLPVALMERAATSGMLAANRLLRLWGLLGHDVWSVPVAGRSPLLRLAARFA